Genomic window (Akkermansiaceae bacterium):
ATCAAGCTCAGAGGTGAGCTTGGAGACCTGTGCTGATGAAACGTCAAAGCCGCAAAGTCCCTTCATGACCTGGGTGACACGGCGTGTACTGACTCCCTGCACATACATGGTGGCGATGGCGGCCTTGAGTGATCGGTCACTGCGCGAACCCTTCTCAAGCAGTGAGGTGCGGAATGTCGTGTCACTGTCACGAACCTGGGGAACCTGCAGGTTGATTTTGCCTACGGCAGTCTGGAAGGACCTCGGCTTGAAACCGTTGGCATATCCATTGCGCTCAACGGCGTCCCTTTCATAGGGGGCGGCTCCGATGTGGTGGATGCGCTCAAGCAGCATGGCGGTGTTCATGAGGAGTTCAGCGATCTTTGAGAGACTGTTTTCGAGTCCGTCGGCGAGAAGAAGGTTGATGATTTCGTCGTTATGGCTAGGATGTGTCTGTTCGTTCATTGCTTTTGTTTGGTTGTGTTAGAACCTTCATTCAAAAGCATTGGGCGGACGCTGGCAACCCCTGAGGGGGGATGGCGCGCCGCCGCAACGGCAGCCGATTCCGCTACGCTCCATCGCCTGCCGTTGCGGCGGGGTCAGGGTATAGCAGCTTTTACAGACAAATATTTACACTACCAAATCGCCCCCGTGTGTATGCGCGTGGATGTGAGTTCTTGGCTGTGGCCGCTGCCTCCGGCCTCTCGCATCATCACTCCACCACAACGGCGAGTCGCACGTAAATTTGTTGCACCTCCTCCGAAGCGAGTGGAATAATCTCGTATTGTATCGCTCCGGGACGGGAATCTACAGCTTCAAAGTTGAAATAAACCGTCAGATCCCCGATGGACTCGCCGTTTCCGGCCCATTGGTTTAGATCCGTCGACCATTCAAAGCGGCTACCGTCAATTTTGGCAATGTCACTTTGCCAGAATTTCATGTGAACGGGTTTATCCTCATCGGCTGGCATTACTTGCACCACTGAATCTCCGTCAGCCACAACTGGTGATGTGCCCCGGTAAAACTCAATGACGTTACAGACTCCGTCATTGTCGTCATCTTCCAGTTCGCCTGTCAGACTAGCGCCATGGGCTGTGATCCAATTCGCAAACAGGGGTTGCGCCCTGATAATTCCAGCCGGCGTAGTGAGTGTAACCGAGCTGTCATCGATTTCGCCGTCAGCGCCTATCTGAGCACTGTAGGAAAAGCCATTACCACCGATCACGGTGATTTGGCCACCGGCACTAACGACACCACTTCCGCTGGCCTGCCAGGCGTTGCCATGAAGATCAAACCCCTTGACCACGATGGAGCACGAGGCGTCTGGAGAAACTATCGCGTAGGCCGTGGAACCATCGTCAGAGGTTGAGGACGCTATGCCCGCAAATGTGGACGATCCTGTCGCCTCCGGAACCCCGGTCACCACATCAGCCCCGTCCAGCGTCAGGCTGAGAGTCGGCTCCGCCGCAGCCAGATCAAACTGTCCCGCCAGCACAGATCCGTTTTGCAGCGTGATCGAGAATGAACCATCAGATTTGATCCGAGTAGGCCCCGCTGTGATGGATTCCCCTGTTGTCGGGATCAGAATCAGCCGCACCCACCCGACGTCGTTGACGTTGACGATGATTCGCTCCCATGTGGTTGAGGCCATAGCGGGCATGGATTTCGCCGCATAACTCTTTTCTATGCTAGTAACACTTTGTGCAGCAGCCCCTACGTATATGAAACACGCGTTCTCGACATACTGCGGCTGCTCTTGCACAAACAAACTTCTTTGCCAACCCGCTAAAGACGCTCTTGCATTCCACTTCGACCTCGCTCCATACTCAAGACTTCCAGCTGTCCATGCGTAATACTTGATAGGTCCTCCATGCCTGCCCCAGTCACCATCAGGGCCATCGATCGTTAAAAACCCACTATCTCCAACATCGAGGTTAACAAACTGATTGGTTCCTTCTGCTCCAGCATCGCTACCACCCCAATACCTTTCATTCGTTCCGGCAACCCAGGTATCCACTGAATATATATTCTCAAATCGAGTATTCTGAAGCCGGTTTATCCAGTCATCGATATGGGCAGTTCCCAGAACGCTGGGTTCTCCCCCCGCCAAAGGCCAATCAGCAAAACCCACCGATGGATTATACGGATCAAGCAGGGTGACTTGCTGCTGAAGCGTATTTGAGTTTTCCGTGGCCCTCAGATACAAGCTCGCTGATCTGGCCACCCATGTTCCCGCACTATGAGCAATGAAATGGATTTGTTGTAAATCAGGATAAATCTCCCTCAGACGCTTTCCTAAGACTAGACCATGCTGGTACCCGATTTCGGCTGCTTGAGTCCCATTCTCCTGACCTACACCCGTTCCCCCGTCTGAATGCGGGCCCGTATTAAATAGCCTTCTGCCTGTAGCGGCATCCGCAGCCCAATTGTAGGCGAATAGGTCCCAATCATTATGCCCCTTGATTTCAGCGTGAATGGCACTGAGCATATCAGTCATTTCGCTCCCAGAATATGGATCAGAATCTGCATCGGGATTCCAGCCATGCACTACCACAACCAGCTTGTTAACTCCCCAATTCAGATTGCGGTAATTCTGCTCAACCTCGTTGGATTCTCCACCATTCCATGAAAGTTTGTTCGGTCGATCCGGCATTTCAAACGCCTTGTAAAGCTGGGTAGTTCCATCCCATCCCCCAGCAGGGTCGTTTAGGTTAGTTGTGAATAGGTCTCTCTTCGCCGTCGAAAAAGGATTGGTTTCTTCAAACTTCATTGACTGATCCGCGTATCCTGCTTGATGAAAGATCCACCCAGGCGTCGATGATCCGAAGTTCTGATACATACCGCCATTCCACATAAACAACGACCCTTGATGCTCGTTTGCAAAGTCAGCAGCAGACCATGGCGCATTACCCAGACGATCAAGCAGGTCAAACCCCCATGGATTATTAGGTGCAAATATCCGCTTTAATCCACTACTAAAATACACCCCTCGCTTATTACGATCCAAAATACTTCGCCAGCTCAAGTTGGTTTCACTGTATTCCAGTTTATCATCAATCTCCTTCACCAACGCCTCGATATCGGGGTTAATGGTGTCGAGGAGGCAGGGTTTCGATACTGCCTCCTTATTTCCAGCTATCACCTTAAATACAAGTTGTCTCGAAAAATTGTTTGCGAGTTTGCTCACTTGACTAGCATCAAACTCAATCACTTTTCCGAAACCGGGATTCTGGTTTCCGATATCACCCGTAATTGCCAAAGTGGGGTCAAATGAAACATCATATGTTTCACCTCCGTTCTCAGATACTAACAAGCTGACTGTATTATAAGAATCGAGATCGTAACGAATTTCGATTCGATGAGTCCCCGGCAATTGAGCTGCTCTGACATTCCCGAAGGAGCCAGCACAAACCAGCCTGAACCCAATACTTTCGTCCTTGCGCGATGGATGACCATTGGGCGTGCGTCGAGAGCAGCGCAAAGCAGTTGCTTCGCTCCACCATGCACCTCCGCGGATACACCTCATCGACCCAGCTTCAGGTCCTGTCGGATTATTCGTTTCGCCATACGTCCCCAACCAATCATTGCACCAGTCATACAGGTTTCCTGCCATATCATGGATGCCGTAGTTGTTTGGTGCAAAACTTGCTACTGGGCTTATGTATGGCTGACCACCATTTGTAAAATTTGGGTGAAACGTAAAACTCGTGTAAGCACTAACATCATAGGTATAGGCACTACCATTAGCCTTATAATTGGCATTGCTATGATCAATCATATCGCCCCATGGAAAACGTTTTCCAGTCAAACCACCTCGCGCAGCTTTCTCCCACTCTGCTTCAGTGGGTAGGCGGTAACCGTTCGCCGCGTAATTTATCATGGGGGTCTTGCTGCCGGTCTTGTATGTGGTGTTGTTTATGGTGTAACACGGTGCCAGACCATATTTCTCGCTCCTGGCATTGCACCACTTCACTGCATCATACCAACTCACTGTATGTATGGGGTAGGAGGACCCTTTAGACCTGCCTTCAGGCAAATCTGTGTAGCCATGCGTAGAACCCCACGCCCTCACCTCGTCCCAATCTGCCTTGCTTATCTTGCTCTTACTCATGGAAAACGCACTCACAAACACGGTGCGTAGGGGCAGTTCAGAAGCGTCCCCTTCATTAAAAGCATCACCCATGACAAAGTTTCCTGCAGGTATGATCACAAAATCTTCATTAGTAATTCCACCTTCGGCTTCAAGATAAACGGTAAATAATCCCAAAAAAACAACTAAAGGAGATATAATAAATTTCATGTGATCTAATACTTTTCATACAGATATAGCTTCCTAACTTACTGAGCCAAGAAAATTCTATGAGGAAACTTTTCAGCCTCTCACTTTTTGATGCAATGACACCTAAATTTGCATCAACCATGTGCAGGAGGCTGCCAGCCAGGGGGAGCCTTTCAAAGGATTGCCGTGCCTGAGGGAGTAAAGGCGACGGTATTTTCACAGGCTTCCATATCACCTAGAACCTGCGGGATAGATGACATTTTACGATTTCCGTGC
Coding sequences:
- a CDS encoding SUMF1/EgtB/PvdO family nonheme iron enzyme, whose amino-acid sequence is MKFIISPLVVFLGLFTVYLEAEGGITNEDFVIIPAGNFVMGDAFNEGDASELPLRTVFVSAFSMSKSKISKADWDEVRAWGSTHGYTDLPEGRSKGSSYPIHTVSWYDAVKWCNARSEKYGLAPCYTINNTTYKTGSKTPMINYAANGYRLPTEAEWEKAARGGLTGKRFPWGDMIDHSNANYKANGSAYTYDVSAYTSFTFHPNFTNGGQPYISPVASFAPNNYGIHDMAGNLYDWCNDWLGTYGETNNPTGPEAGSMRCIRGGAWWSEATALRCSRRTPNGHPSRKDESIGFRLVCAGSFGNVRAAQLPGTHRIEIRYDLDSYNTVSLLVSENGGETYDVSFDPTLAITGDIGNQNPGFGKVIEFDASQVSKLANNFSRQLVFKVIAGNKEAVSKPCLLDTINPDIEALVKEIDDKLEYSETNLSWRSILDRNKRGVYFSSGLKRIFAPNNPWGFDLLDRLGNAPWSAADFANEHQGSLFMWNGGMYQNFGSSTPGWIFHQAGYADQSMKFEETNPFSTAKRDLFTTNLNDPAGGWDGTTQLYKAFEMPDRPNKLSWNGGESNEVEQNYRNLNWGVNKLVVVVHGWNPDADSDPYSGSEMTDMLSAIHAEIKGHNDWDLFAYNWAADAATGRRLFNTGPHSDGGTGVGQENGTQAAEIGYQHGLVLGKRLREIYPDLQQIHFIAHSAGTWVARSASLYLRATENSNTLQQQVTLLDPYNPSVGFADWPLAGGEPSVLGTAHIDDWINRLQNTRFENIYSVDTWVAGTNERYWGGSDAGAEGTNQFVNLDVGDSGFLTIDGPDGDWGRHGGPIKYYAWTAGSLEYGARSKWNARASLAGWQRSLFVQEQPQYVENACFIYVGAAAQSVTSIEKSYAAKSMPAMASTTWERIIVNVNDVGWVRLILIPTTGESITAGPTRIKSDGSFSITLQNGSVLAGQFDLAAAEPTLSLTLDGADVVTGVPEATGSSTFAGIASSTSDDGSTAYAIVSPDASCSIVVKGFDLHGNAWQASGSGVVSAGGQITVIGGNGFSYSAQIGADGEIDDSSVTLTTPAGIIRAQPLFANWITAHGASLTGELEDDDNDGVCNVIEFYRGTSPVVADGDSVVQVMPADEDKPVHMKFWQSDIAKIDGSRFEWSTDLNQWAGNGESIGDLTVYFNFEAVDSRPGAIQYEIIPLASEEVQQIYVRLAVVVE